One window from the genome of Streptomyces sp. NBC_00287 encodes:
- a CDS encoding CU044_2847 family protein has translation MTPLTRIPLKDGGWLLVEEPGPPDAGPVKAGRIGDTVRELPATLEGALEPVAEAARATLTSLRKARPDEITVEFGVDLAFEAGAVITKSQAGCHLKVTVAWKNEGSGGGGSP, from the coding sequence GTGACCCCTCTGACGCGGATACCCCTGAAAGACGGAGGCTGGCTGCTGGTCGAGGAACCGGGCCCGCCCGACGCGGGGCCGGTGAAGGCCGGCCGCATCGGCGACACCGTGCGGGAGCTGCCGGCCACGCTGGAAGGGGCCCTGGAGCCGGTCGCTGAGGCCGCCCGCGCCACCCTCACGTCGCTGCGCAAGGCCCGGCCCGACGAGATCACGGTCGAGTTCGGCGTCGACCTCGCGTTCGAGGCCGGGGCCGTGATCACCAAGAGCCAGGCCGGGTGCCATCTGAAGGTGACGGTGGCCTGGAAGAACGAGGGCTCCGGCGGGGGTGGCTCCCCATGA